Proteins encoded by one window of Candidatus Zixiibacteriota bacterium:
- the trxA gene encoding thioredoxin, whose translation MSKPITVTDDSFEQEVIQADKPVIVDFWATWCGPCKMIAPILEEVAREYADRVKVAKIDVDSNTEVARKFGIMSIPSLIFFKNGEELDRVVGAIPKSQLTQRLEKVLA comes from the coding sequence ATGAGCAAGCCGATTACGGTGACCGATGATTCATTCGAGCAGGAAGTGATTCAGGCCGACAAGCCGGTGATCGTCGACTTCTGGGCGACCTGGTGCGGACCGTGCAAAATGATCGCGCCCATCCTCGAGGAAGTCGCCCGGGAGTATGCCGACCGGGTGAAGGTCGCCAAGATCGACGTGGATTCGAATACCGAAGTGGCGCGCAAGTTCGGGATCATGTCGATTCCCTCGCTGATCTTCTTTAAGAACGGCGAGGAACTGGATCGGGTGGTGGGGGCGATTCCGAAGTCGCAGTTGACGCAGCGGTTGGAGAAAGTTCTCGCCTAG
- a CDS encoding DUF4115 domain-containing protein produces the protein MGELETKFGELLKLERERQGMRLEDLAASLRISEANLRALEAGNPAALPSPVYFNLFAKTYAESLGIDYAATMDAIKADMTEIEVPEPRKAKKGKAQPAPQAAPPPPPSAAESFAESAAAEPAAAGRKGRTLVVIGSVAAALVILAGGYFAVTQLLRADSTQPVDASEEARLQTAYRNYNWTVPPYRPSDSLRLRLNSKGDAWTTVFADGDTSVVRNLRPQEDVLISARHRLLVSIAVPSKVTVELNGRPVDLASPETGRISLVEITQANLDSIFTAARPDTADTLAPADSGGAPAAPAPPAGGATP, from the coding sequence ATGGGTGAGTTAGAGACAAAATTTGGAGAATTGCTCAAGCTGGAGCGGGAACGCCAGGGGATGCGGCTTGAGGATCTCGCCGCCAGCCTCCGGATTTCCGAGGCCAACTTGCGGGCGCTGGAGGCGGGCAACCCGGCCGCCCTTCCCTCGCCGGTCTATTTCAATCTGTTTGCCAAGACCTACGCCGAGTCTCTCGGTATCGACTATGCGGCCACCATGGATGCCATCAAAGCCGACATGACTGAGATAGAGGTTCCGGAACCGCGGAAGGCGAAGAAAGGCAAGGCGCAGCCGGCGCCGCAAGCGGCCCCGCCGCCCCCTCCGTCGGCCGCCGAATCGTTCGCCGAGTCGGCGGCGGCCGAACCGGCCGCCGCGGGCAGGAAGGGCCGCACGCTGGTGGTCATCGGGTCGGTCGCGGCCGCTCTCGTCATCTTGGCGGGCGGATACTTCGCGGTCACCCAGTTGCTCCGCGCCGACAGCACGCAGCCGGTCGACGCAAGCGAGGAGGCGCGTCTGCAGACCGCGTACCGCAACTACAATTGGACCGTTCCTCCCTACCGGCCCTCCGACTCGCTGCGCCTGCGGCTGAACTCGAAGGGGGATGCCTGGACGACGGTCTTTGCCGACGGCGACACGTCCGTCGTCCGCAACCTGAGGCCCCAGGAGGACGTGCTCATATCGGCGCGCCACCGGCTGCTGGTGTCGATCGCCGTCCCCTCCAAAGTGACCGTCGAGCTGAACGGCCGCCCGGTTGACCTGGCCTCGCCGGAGACCGGGCGCATCTCGCTGGTGGAGATTACACAGGCCAATCTGGATTCCATTTTCACCGCTGCGCGCCCCGACACCGCCGATACTCTCGCGCCCGCCGATTCCGGCGGCGCTCCGGCGGCGCCGGCCCCGCCCGCGGGAGGAGCGACGCCCTGA
- the dtd gene encoding D-tyrosyl-tRNA(Tyr) deacylase codes for MRVVLQRTTGCEVRIGGRLHAAAGPGLLLLFGTVSGDAEASCAWLADKIVNLRIFEDEAGKMNRSALEVGAEMMVVSQFTLYADTRRGRRPSFDGAMAPDRAEQLYDRFVELLRDTGLTVATGVFGAHMDVSLTNHGPVTFILEHGVPAA; via the coding sequence ATGAGAGTTGTCCTCCAGCGCACGACCGGCTGCGAAGTCCGGATCGGCGGCCGCCTTCATGCCGCCGCGGGTCCGGGCCTGCTGCTCTTGTTCGGCACCGTCAGCGGCGACGCCGAGGCTTCGTGCGCCTGGCTCGCGGACAAGATCGTCAACCTGCGCATTTTTGAGGACGAGGCCGGCAAGATGAACCGCTCGGCGCTGGAGGTGGGCGCCGAGATGATGGTCGTTTCGCAGTTCACGCTCTACGCCGATACCCGCCGCGGCCGCCGGCCCTCGTTCGACGGCGCGATGGCGCCCGACCGGGCGGAGCAGTTGTACGACCGTTTCGTGGAACTTCTCCGGGACACCGGCCTCACCGTCGCCACGGGCGTGTTCGGCGCCCACATGGACGTCAGCCTCACCAACCATGGCCCGGTTACATTTATCCTCGAACATGGCGTACCCGCAGCTTGA
- the maf gene encoding septum formation protein Maf, producing MAYPQLERLARRRRLVLGSRSPRRLTLLRGMGVAFDQLIPEVEERRLPGEPPLAYACRLAEDKARWLMPRLAPDQVGLTCDTIVILGDDVLEKPSDSAEALAILSALSGTRHVVSTAIAWTADRRLLASGYETTEVYFRPVTAAQLRDYIATGEPMDKAGAYGIQGMGAFLVDRIDGNLDTVIGLPRTLVEQLAGEAISQLEHL from the coding sequence ATGGCGTACCCGCAGCTTGAGCGGCTCGCGCGCCGCCGCCGGCTCGTCCTGGGGTCCAGGTCGCCGCGGCGCCTCACCCTGCTTCGCGGCATGGGCGTGGCATTCGACCAGTTGATCCCGGAGGTCGAGGAGCGCCGCCTCCCCGGCGAGCCTCCGCTTGCCTACGCCTGCCGACTGGCCGAGGACAAGGCGCGCTGGCTCATGCCCCGCCTGGCCCCGGATCAGGTCGGGCTCACCTGCGACACGATCGTCATTCTGGGCGACGACGTCCTGGAGAAACCGTCCGACAGCGCCGAGGCGCTGGCCATTCTCTCCGCCCTCTCGGGCACGCGCCACGTGGTCTCCACGGCGATCGCCTGGACCGCCGACCGCCGATTGCTCGCCTCCGGCTACGAGACCACCGAGGTGTATTTCCGGCCGGTCACCGCCGCCCAGCTTCGCGACTACATCGCCACCGGCGAGCCGATGGACAAAGCGGGGGCCTACGGCATTCAGGGAATGGGGGCGTTTTTAGTTGACAGAATTGATGGGAATCTGGATACTGTCATAGGTCTCCCTCGAACGCTCGTCGAGCAGCTCGCCGGAGAAGCGATCAGTCAGTTGGAACATCTGTAA
- a CDS encoding CoA activase has product MFTPTVLGIDIGSVTVKTVRLDDGGAVRKRYERFRGGPFETLQRILREDHADLVGRPVALGLTGIGGKTAQGILGGKFFGEIASIAAGNFHVCPDVRTAIEMGGEDSKLLVLDGRRRTVSDFAMNAQCAAGTGSFLDQQAGRLKISIEDEFGRLALKSKKPPRIAGRCSVFAKSDMIHLQQIATPDYDIVAGLCFAVARNFKSSIARGKRFDRPIAFEGGVAHNPGMIRAFTEILGLAPGELIVPEHFEVIGALGAALLAAEDGDALCEFPPDRIASYHRFRAVAESGRPALAFRAPESKHYGVTLADRPSDIEGREVFLGIDVGSLSTNVVLIDADRRVIARRYLMTEGRPIEAVRRGIEEIGAEVGGRVRVKAVGTTGSGRYLTGDFVGADVVRNEITAQATAAVNIDPTVDTIFEIGGQDSKYISIDDRAVVDFEMNKACAAGTGSFLQEQAEKLDINIEREFGERALGAKCPVGCGERCTVFMESDLVAHQRTGAGKDDLLAGLAYSIAANYLTKVVGDRRIGDRIFFQGGVAWNKAVVAAFENLTGKTVTVPPHHDVTGAIGAAILAMEKVAEPGFRTRFKGFDLHKRRYDLSSFACEDCSNQCEIHKVEIEGEEPLFYGARCERYDVSRRDDRPLPPDYLTWRQRLLFRRYVEVPAPARWRGRVGIPMVLHFYEYYPFWKAFFESAGFQVVRSGMSSGAIVDDALELFTAETCFPIKLVYGHVNALLQRKVDYIFLPSLIKVADQDEDDAEGAYICPYVQSIGSQLEARFDFAAEGVKFVSAQISLSHSVAVLQQKLKGLVREFGLSEREFNRSVAAGLKAYRSYRQGVREAGERALRELGADERMLVVVSRPYNGFDRRLSLDLPDKLRNLGYRAIPIDFLPAEQADSEFPYMYWRYGRRILQAADFIRKHPGLFAVYITSFGCGPDSFITHFFRKQMAGKPYLQLELDEHSADAGLVTRCEAFVDSLRFYRYTPPVGSFSVGRDEFRPFEKTIYIPNMCDHAYALRAAFARYGLTAEVLDEPDELTLEYGKKFTSGKECFPCVVTTGEFIRRVRRPDFDRKRSVFFMPGADGPCRFGLYSPFHRMVLDDLGFTDVPIYSPNSKDGYEDGFGLQGTDFRKTAWRGLVFVDGLQKMLLRTRPYERTPGEAEKVYYHFLARMDRALVHDESLTELGREAARAFRQLRAEGPDRPLVGLVGEIYLRHNRFSNNHLIGKLEQQGIEVRLATFTEWPLYTSLTFRRDSWLERDWRNTLKGTLQVISQTRMEHRILAAMSEEFDLRHDYPVERVMKLASRYLSIDFKGEAILSIGKAIEMVQEGAAGIVNAMPFNCMPGTIVSSLSRRVAEDLGQVPWLNISYEGLRDSGEETRLEAFAEQVRTFARASGGAAERAPIESRPNGSA; this is encoded by the coding sequence ATGTTCACTCCGACAGTACTTGGCATCGACATCGGCTCGGTCACGGTGAAGACTGTTCGACTGGACGATGGGGGGGCGGTCCGCAAGCGCTACGAGCGATTCCGCGGCGGACCGTTCGAAACCCTGCAGCGCATCCTTCGGGAAGACCACGCCGACCTGGTGGGACGCCCGGTGGCGCTGGGGCTGACGGGCATTGGCGGCAAGACCGCGCAGGGGATTCTGGGCGGGAAATTCTTCGGCGAGATCGCCTCGATCGCCGCGGGCAATTTCCATGTCTGCCCGGACGTGCGGACCGCCATCGAGATGGGGGGCGAAGACTCCAAGCTGCTGGTGCTGGACGGACGGCGGCGGACGGTGAGCGATTTCGCCATGAATGCGCAGTGCGCGGCGGGCACGGGGTCGTTTCTCGACCAGCAGGCGGGGCGGCTGAAGATTTCGATCGAGGATGAGTTCGGCCGGTTGGCGCTGAAGTCGAAGAAGCCGCCGCGCATCGCCGGGCGGTGCTCGGTCTTCGCCAAATCGGACATGATCCACCTGCAGCAGATCGCCACGCCCGACTACGACATCGTGGCCGGGCTGTGTTTCGCCGTGGCGCGCAATTTCAAGAGTTCGATCGCGCGGGGGAAACGGTTCGACCGGCCGATCGCGTTCGAGGGGGGGGTGGCGCACAACCCCGGAATGATCCGGGCCTTCACCGAAATCCTCGGCCTCGCCCCGGGCGAACTGATCGTCCCGGAACACTTCGAGGTCATCGGCGCGCTCGGCGCGGCCCTCCTGGCGGCCGAGGACGGCGACGCCCTCTGCGAGTTCCCGCCCGACCGGATCGCCTCCTACCACCGGTTTCGGGCGGTCGCGGAATCGGGGCGGCCCGCCCTCGCTTTTCGCGCGCCGGAGAGCAAGCACTACGGTGTGACGCTGGCCGACCGGCCGAGCGACATCGAGGGGCGCGAGGTGTTTCTCGGAATCGACGTCGGGTCGCTCTCGACCAACGTGGTCCTGATCGACGCCGACCGCCGCGTGATCGCCCGGCGCTACCTCATGACCGAGGGGCGGCCGATCGAGGCCGTGCGCCGGGGAATCGAGGAAATCGGCGCCGAGGTGGGCGGCCGGGTCCGGGTGAAAGCGGTCGGAACAACCGGTTCGGGCAGATACCTGACCGGCGACTTTGTCGGGGCCGACGTCGTGCGCAATGAAATCACGGCCCAGGCGACGGCCGCCGTCAACATCGACCCGACCGTCGACACCATCTTCGAGATCGGCGGACAGGATTCCAAGTATATCTCGATCGACGACCGGGCGGTCGTGGACTTCGAGATGAACAAGGCGTGCGCGGCCGGGACCGGATCGTTCCTGCAGGAGCAGGCGGAGAAACTCGACATCAACATCGAGCGGGAGTTCGGCGAGCGGGCGCTGGGCGCAAAGTGCCCCGTCGGGTGCGGGGAGCGCTGCACGGTCTTCATGGAGTCCGACCTCGTGGCCCACCAGCGGACGGGGGCCGGGAAGGACGATCTGCTCGCCGGCCTGGCCTACTCTATCGCCGCCAACTACCTCACCAAGGTGGTCGGGGACCGCCGAATCGGAGACCGCATCTTCTTCCAGGGCGGAGTGGCCTGGAACAAGGCCGTGGTGGCGGCTTTCGAAAACCTCACGGGCAAGACCGTCACCGTGCCGCCGCACCACGACGTCACGGGGGCGATCGGGGCGGCGATCCTGGCCATGGAGAAAGTCGCCGAACCGGGCTTCCGCACCCGCTTCAAAGGGTTCGATCTGCACAAACGGCGCTACGACCTCTCCTCTTTCGCCTGCGAGGACTGCTCCAACCAGTGCGAGATCCACAAGGTGGAAATCGAGGGAGAGGAGCCGCTCTTCTACGGTGCGCGGTGCGAGAGGTACGACGTGAGCCGCCGCGACGACCGGCCGTTGCCGCCGGACTACCTGACCTGGCGCCAGCGGCTGTTGTTCCGACGGTATGTCGAGGTCCCCGCGCCCGCCCGCTGGCGCGGACGGGTGGGGATTCCGATGGTGCTCCACTTCTACGAGTACTACCCGTTCTGGAAGGCGTTCTTCGAGTCCGCCGGATTCCAGGTGGTGCGGTCGGGGATGTCGAGCGGGGCGATCGTGGACGACGCGCTCGAGCTGTTCACCGCCGAAACGTGCTTCCCGATCAAGCTCGTCTACGGGCACGTGAACGCCCTGCTGCAGCGCAAGGTGGATTACATCTTCCTGCCGTCGCTCATCAAGGTGGCGGACCAGGATGAGGACGACGCCGAGGGGGCCTACATCTGCCCCTACGTGCAGAGCATCGGGTCGCAGCTGGAGGCGCGGTTTGATTTTGCCGCCGAAGGGGTGAAATTCGTCAGCGCGCAGATTTCGCTGAGCCACTCGGTGGCCGTGCTGCAGCAGAAACTCAAAGGACTGGTCCGGGAATTCGGGCTCTCGGAGCGGGAATTCAACCGCTCGGTGGCCGCGGGCCTGAAAGCCTACCGGTCCTACCGGCAGGGCGTGCGGGAGGCGGGAGAGCGGGCCCTGCGCGAGCTGGGCGCCGACGAGCGGATGCTGGTCGTGGTCAGCCGCCCCTACAACGGGTTCGACCGGCGGCTGTCGCTGGACCTGCCGGACAAGCTCCGCAACCTCGGCTACCGGGCGATCCCGATCGACTTCCTCCCGGCGGAGCAGGCGGATTCCGAGTTCCCCTATATGTACTGGCGCTACGGCCGGCGGATCCTCCAGGCGGCCGACTTCATCCGGAAACACCCCGGTCTCTTTGCCGTCTACATCACCTCGTTCGGGTGCGGACCGGACTCCTTCATCACCCACTTCTTCCGCAAGCAGATGGCGGGGAAGCCGTACCTTCAACTGGAATTGGACGAGCACTCGGCGGATGCAGGACTGGTGACGCGGTGCGAGGCCTTCGTCGACTCCCTTCGGTTCTACCGGTACACGCCACCGGTCGGCAGTTTCAGTGTGGGGCGCGACGAATTCCGCCCCTTCGAAAAGACGATCTATATCCCGAACATGTGCGACCACGCCTACGCCCTCCGGGCGGCCTTCGCGCGCTACGGGCTGACGGCTGAAGTCCTCGACGAGCCGGACGAGTTGACGCTCGAGTACGGCAAGAAGTTCACCTCGGGCAAGGAGTGCTTCCCCTGCGTCGTGACCACCGGGGAGTTCATCCGGCGCGTGCGGCGGCCGGATTTCGACCGCAAGCGCTCGGTTTTCTTCATGCCGGGGGCCGACGGACCGTGCCGGTTCGGTCTGTACTCGCCCTTTCACCGCATGGTGCTCGATGATCTCGGGTTCACCGACGTGCCGATCTATTCGCCCAATTCGAAGGATGGATACGAAGACGGGTTCGGGCTGCAGGGGACGGATTTCCGGAAGACCGCCTGGCGGGGGCTGGTGTTCGTGGACGGCCTCCAGAAAATGCTGCTGCGGACGCGGCCGTACGAGCGCACGCCGGGGGAGGCGGAGAAGGTGTACTACCATTTTCTCGCGCGCATGGATCGCGCGCTGGTGCACGACGAATCGCTCACGGAGCTCGGACGGGAGGCGGCGCGGGCGTTCCGACAATTGCGGGCGGAGGGACCGGACCGGCCGCTCGTGGGCCTGGTCGGCGAGATCTATCTCCGGCACAATCGCTTTTCGAACAACCACCTCATCGGAAAACTCGAACAGCAGGGGATTGAGGTGCGGCTGGCTACTTTCACCGAATGGCCCCTCTACACCTCCCTGACGTTCCGCCGCGACTCGTGGCTGGAGCGCGACTGGAGGAACACGCTCAAGGGAACGCTCCAGGTGATATCGCAGACGCGGATGGAGCACAGAATTCTGGCGGCCATGAGCGAAGAGTTTGACCTGCGGCACGACTACCCGGTCGAGCGCGTGATGAAACTGGCAAGCCGCTACCTGTCGATCGATTTCAAGGGGGAGGCGATCCTCTCGATCGGCAAGGCGATCGAGATGGTGCAGGAAGGGGCGGCCGGGATCGTGAACGCCATGCCGTTCAACTGCATGCCCGGCACCATCGTGTCGTCGCTGTCGCGCCGGGTCGCCGAGGATCTCGGGCAGGTCCCCTGGCTGAATATCAGCTACGAGGGACTTCGCGACTCGGGGGAGGAGACGCGCCTCGAGGCGTTTGCCGAACAGGTGCGGACGTTCGCGCGGGCAAGCGGGGGCGCGGCCGAGCGAGCGCCGATCGAAAGCCGACCGAACGGCTCCGCTTAG
- a CDS encoding rhomboid family intramembrane serine protease produces MRQYQQYDGPARGMSFGPGGVSPWIKWMFIVNGGMYVLQLIFPVITSYLGLTPARFFREFPIWLHTPLTYMFLHGGFLHVAFNMFALWMFGTEIEQTWGTGAFRRFYLLAGLSGGAATLALNSGQAAVTVGASAAIYGVLVAYWFMFPNRLLYIYFLVPVKVKYAIPGMIVLVFLAGGPSIAHMAHLGGALFAVVYMKTDWRWLRFGRSIKNLRHRRQEAKLQKNRERAEDIMKRVDAILDKINEVGIDNLTPEERRFLEEASSQLSGKPGEDK; encoded by the coding sequence ATGAGGCAGTATCAGCAATACGACGGGCCGGCGCGCGGGATGAGTTTTGGTCCGGGCGGAGTCTCCCCCTGGATCAAGTGGATGTTTATTGTCAATGGGGGGATGTACGTTCTCCAACTCATCTTCCCGGTGATCACCTCCTACCTCGGGCTCACCCCGGCCCGGTTCTTCCGCGAGTTTCCGATCTGGCTGCATACCCCGCTGACCTACATGTTCCTCCACGGCGGGTTCCTCCACGTCGCTTTCAACATGTTCGCGCTGTGGATGTTCGGGACCGAAATCGAGCAGACGTGGGGGACCGGCGCGTTCCGGCGCTTCTACCTGCTGGCCGGGTTGTCGGGCGGGGCGGCCACGCTGGCGCTGAACTCCGGACAGGCGGCGGTGACTGTGGGCGCCTCGGCCGCGATCTACGGCGTGCTCGTGGCCTACTGGTTCATGTTCCCCAACCGGCTGCTGTATATCTACTTTCTGGTGCCGGTCAAGGTCAAGTACGCCATTCCCGGGATGATCGTGCTCGTGTTTCTCGCCGGGGGACCGAGCATCGCGCACATGGCGCACCTGGGCGGTGCGCTGTTCGCGGTCGTCTACATGAAGACCGACTGGCGGTGGCTGCGCTTCGGGCGCTCAATTAAAAACTTGCGTCATCGCCGCCAGGAGGCCAAGCTTCAAAAAAACAGGGAAAGGGCCGAGGACATAATGAAACGGGTCGACGCCATCCTCGACAAAATCAACGAGGTCGGCATCGACAACCTCACGCCGGAGGAACGGAGGTTCCTCGAAGAGGCGTCATCGCAGCTATCGGGCAAGCCCGGGGAAGACAAGTAG